In Halanaeroarchaeum sp. HSR-CO, one DNA window encodes the following:
- a CDS encoding metal-dependent hydrolase, with protein sequence MELTWHGHSTWYVTLDGTDILIDPFFDNPKTDLSPADVDTPDFVLLTHGHADHIAHVGEFAEATVVATPELAGYVADEYGVEDTIGMNLGGTVEVGDAYVTMHRADHTNGFETDYQVSGDMPAGVVISDTKPTQVTDEESETFYHAGDTGLMTEMRDVIGPFLEPDAAALPIGDHFTMGPWQAAVATDWLDVDHVFPMHYDTFPPIEQDPEDFRREVKATGSDAEVHVLEGDEPFDLSETITV encoded by the coding sequence ATGGAGCTCACCTGGCACGGCCACTCGACGTGGTACGTAACGCTGGACGGCACCGACATCCTCATCGACCCCTTCTTCGACAACCCGAAGACGGACCTGTCGCCGGCGGACGTCGACACCCCGGACTTCGTCCTGCTGACCCACGGCCACGCCGACCACATCGCGCACGTCGGCGAGTTCGCCGAGGCGACCGTCGTCGCGACCCCCGAACTGGCCGGCTACGTCGCCGACGAATACGGCGTCGAAGACACCATCGGTATGAATCTCGGTGGGACCGTCGAGGTGGGTGACGCCTACGTGACGATGCATCGGGCGGACCACACCAACGGTTTCGAGACCGACTACCAGGTCTCGGGCGACATGCCGGCCGGAGTCGTCATCAGCGACACGAAGCCGACCCAGGTCACAGACGAGGAGAGCGAGACGTTCTACCACGCCGGCGACACCGGCCTCATGACCGAGATGCGCGACGTCATCGGACCGTTCCTCGAGCCGGACGCGGCCGCACTCCCCATCGGCGACCACTTCACGATGGGACCGTGGCAGGCGGCCGTCGCGACCGACTGGCTCGACGTCGACCACGTCTTCCCGATGCACTACGACACCTTCCCACCGATCGAACAGGACCCCGAGGACTTCCGTCGCGAGGTGAAGGCGACCGGGAGCGACGCCGAGGTGCACGTCCTCGAGGGCGACGAACCGTTCGATCTGAGCGAGACGATAACGGTCTGA
- a CDS encoding DMT family transporter, translating to MELVYIGGIALSGLTALLWAVHNVAIRLGTVRGSVTDAITVVMVTNLAVIGPIAVLLHYPTFGLSPLAVAVFAAAGLSGLMLGRICLFRGIRAVGASRTTPVVSASALVSAVLAVRFLGETLTPRHGIGIVLIVAGIATISWLTAADAAEKPSLREAWTAMLLPLGAALFIGIEPIFVRIGLDSGTPVLVGLTIMTAAALLSHTAYHRLTGGRLYRPGRQADLRWYVVAALASTFGLTAYFLALQLAPVVVVIPIIQLSPLGVIAISAAFLPRELERVTWKLAAAATIVVVGAILVSLSG from the coding sequence GTGGAACTCGTCTACATCGGGGGAATCGCCCTCTCGGGACTCACCGCCCTCCTCTGGGCCGTCCACAACGTCGCGATACGACTCGGAACGGTTCGCGGGAGCGTCACCGACGCGATAACCGTCGTCATGGTGACGAACCTGGCCGTCATCGGCCCCATCGCGGTACTTCTCCACTATCCGACGTTCGGGCTCTCCCCGCTCGCCGTGGCCGTCTTCGCGGCGGCCGGCCTCTCCGGGCTCATGCTCGGCCGGATCTGTCTGTTCAGGGGTATCAGGGCGGTCGGCGCCAGTCGAACGACGCCGGTGGTCTCGGCGTCTGCACTCGTCTCCGCCGTGCTGGCGGTCAGGTTCCTCGGCGAGACTCTGACCCCGAGACACGGCATCGGAATCGTGTTAATCGTGGCCGGCATCGCGACCATCTCCTGGTTGACCGCCGCCGACGCAGCCGAGAAACCGTCGCTCCGAGAGGCCTGGACCGCCATGCTGTTGCCGCTGGGAGCGGCGCTGTTCATCGGTATCGAACCGATATTCGTTCGGATCGGCCTCGATTCGGGCACCCCGGTCCTCGTCGGGCTGACGATCATGACGGCCGCGGCACTCCTCAGCCACACGGCCTACCATCGGCTCACTGGCGGGCGGCTCTATCGACCGGGCCGCCAGGCGGATCTCCGGTGGTACGTCGTCGCGGCGCTGGCCAGTACGTTCGGCCTCACCGCGTATTTTCTCGCACTCCAGCTGGCGCCGGTGGTGGTCGTCATCCCCATCATCCAGCTCTCACCGCTGGGAGTCATCGCCATCTCCGCGGCGTTCCTCCCCCGGGAACTCGAACGCGTGACGTGGAAACTGGCTGCGGCCGCGACCATCGTGGTCGTCGGGGCGATCCTCGTCTCCCTCTCCGGGTGA
- a CDS encoding C-terminal binding protein: MHTPRVVVFDERIADLSIERAVFDDVGVDLTLADGISPERVATEASDAFGIIVDANVPVPASVIERLDDLRIVARSGIGFDNIDLEAAADRNIRVTNVPDYCLEEVSTHALALLLTLARKVHVYDRATSDGRWEWSDGVRIDRLSDLTLGLVGVGNIGRRMAAKASPIFGDLVAYDPYVPPEELRSRGVDPVSFETLLARSDVVSLHPPLTDETTGMIDAAALETMGEGAILVNTSRGEVIDQDALESALDDGTIAAAGLDVLETEPPVDESLLSRDDVVATPHSAWYSEDSLVELRQSAAEEVKRTIQGREPRNPVSKNEWQ; the protein is encoded by the coding sequence ATGCATACGCCTCGTGTCGTCGTCTTCGACGAGCGAATCGCGGATCTGTCGATCGAGCGGGCCGTCTTCGACGACGTTGGCGTCGATCTGACGTTGGCCGACGGCATCAGTCCCGAACGAGTTGCCACCGAGGCGAGCGACGCGTTCGGGATCATCGTCGACGCGAACGTCCCGGTTCCGGCGTCGGTGATCGAGCGCCTGGACGACCTCCGAATCGTCGCTCGCTCCGGGATCGGGTTCGACAACATCGACCTCGAGGCGGCGGCCGACCGGAATATCAGGGTGACCAACGTTCCGGACTACTGTCTCGAGGAGGTATCGACACACGCGCTCGCCCTCCTGTTGACCCTGGCGCGGAAGGTCCACGTCTACGACCGGGCGACCAGCGACGGTCGCTGGGAGTGGTCCGATGGCGTGCGCATCGACCGACTCAGTGACCTGACGCTCGGCCTGGTCGGTGTGGGGAACATCGGCCGGCGGATGGCGGCGAAAGCGTCCCCGATTTTCGGCGACCTCGTGGCCTACGACCCGTACGTCCCGCCGGAAGAGCTGCGGTCCCGTGGCGTGGATCCCGTCTCCTTCGAGACGCTGCTCGCCCGATCGGACGTCGTCAGCCTCCATCCACCGCTGACCGACGAAACCACGGGGATGATCGATGCGGCGGCGCTTGAGACGATGGGCGAGGGGGCGATCCTCGTCAACACGAGTCGTGGCGAGGTGATCGACCAGGACGCCCTCGAATCGGCCCTCGACGACGGGACCATCGCGGCGGCCGGCCTCGACGTCCTCGAGACCGAACCGCCGGTCGACGAGTCGCTCCTGTCACGCGACGACGTCGTCGCCACGCCCCATTCGGCCTGGTATTCGGAGGACTCCCTCGTCGAACTTCGACAGTCCGCGGCCGAAGAGGTGAAACGAACGATCCAGGGGCGCGAGCCGCGCAATCCCGTCTCCAAGAACGAGTGGCAGTGA
- a CDS encoding pyridoxal phosphate-dependent aminotransferase, whose amino-acid sequence MTREAHSHDAINLSQGIPDVGETPESIMTAAKDAIDAESQYTITWGLPDLREALSDRYQDWKGVEYDPETEVTVTAGTSEAIVSSMLALAGPGDEVVVFEPVYENYIPAIRFAGATPVPIDITDSLELPVDRLAEVAEDATILVLNTPMNPTGKVFSREELERIEEIVFEHDLVVITDEIYEHIVYDDAYRSPVEVGDLADRTVVCTGMSKTYSVTGWRVGFTLAPEYLSRELRKVHDYTTICAPTPFQRAGVEALSLDESYYTELSESYERRRDLLYEGLSAVGLDPLEPDGAYYMMARYPTDETDVEFSYRLVREAGVAVVPGSSFYTDPDAEADWVRFTFSRDESTIQAAIDRLRENRWW is encoded by the coding sequence ATGACTCGCGAAGCCCACAGCCACGACGCCATCAACCTCTCGCAGGGGATTCCCGACGTGGGCGAGACGCCGGAATCGATCATGACGGCCGCGAAGGACGCCATCGACGCCGAGAGCCAGTATACGATCACGTGGGGGTTACCCGACCTCCGCGAGGCACTGAGCGACCGGTATCAGGACTGGAAAGGCGTCGAGTACGACCCCGAGACGGAGGTGACGGTGACGGCCGGCACCAGCGAGGCGATCGTCTCCTCGATGCTCGCCCTGGCGGGCCCCGGCGACGAGGTCGTGGTCTTCGAACCGGTCTACGAGAACTACATTCCAGCGATCCGGTTCGCGGGCGCGACGCCGGTCCCGATCGACATTACGGACTCACTCGAACTCCCGGTCGACCGTCTCGCCGAGGTCGCCGAGGACGCGACGATCCTGGTGTTGAACACCCCGATGAACCCAACGGGAAAGGTGTTCAGCCGGGAGGAACTCGAACGCATCGAGGAGATCGTCTTCGAACACGACCTCGTCGTGATCACCGACGAGATCTACGAGCACATCGTCTACGACGACGCGTATCGCAGCCCCGTCGAGGTCGGCGACCTCGCCGATCGAACCGTCGTCTGTACCGGGATGTCGAAAACGTACAGCGTTACCGGGTGGCGGGTTGGCTTCACACTGGCTCCCGAGTACCTCTCCAGAGAACTCAGGAAGGTCCACGATTACACCACCATCTGCGCCCCGACCCCGTTTCAGCGCGCGGGCGTCGAGGCGTTATCGCTCGATGAATCGTACTACACGGAGCTGTCGGAATCGTACGAACGACGGCGTGACCTCCTGTACGAAGGACTCTCGGCAGTGGGTCTCGACCCGCTCGAACCGGACGGCGCGTACTACATGATGGCGCGCTATCCGACCGACGAGACGGACGTCGAATTCAGCTACCGGCTCGTCAGAGAGGCGGGGGTCGCCGTCGTCCCGGGGAGCAGCTTCTACACGGATCCCGATGCAGAAGCGGACTGGGTCCGATTCACCTTCTCTCGGGACGAGTCGACGATCCAGGCGGCGATCGACCGCCTGCGCGAGAATCGGTGGTGGTGA
- a CDS encoding agmatinase family protein — MSDPRDRATAFRESTAGSDVELAYAGLDTFLKGEARAIDDVDDVDAAVFGVPYDGAASNRPGARYGPGAIRKASHWWAYLSQYKGELTDMRNGDQIDFGQFSVADVGDVPVFPMDHEKTGESITAHAATVAAQTFPIMLGGDHYCSFPAFRGFAEGTDFDRIGLVQIDAHTDTVAESPVFGTDFHGSSTARIADLPNVDYDSVSQVGIRGYESPDFFEFADESGLNLFPMSEVERRGMGAVIVDAIEAAAAGTDAVYVTFDIDSVDPGFAPGTGTPAPAGLSSQQALEAMSVLGEHDAVGAIDMMEVAPRYDSTEGTERLAAFLLVKFLERRFAR, encoded by the coding sequence ATGAGCGACCCGCGTGACCGGGCGACCGCGTTCCGTGAATCGACGGCCGGTTCCGACGTCGAACTGGCGTACGCCGGTCTCGACACGTTCCTCAAGGGGGAGGCCCGGGCCATCGACGACGTCGACGACGTCGACGCGGCAGTTTTCGGCGTCCCCTACGACGGCGCGGCGTCGAATCGGCCCGGTGCCCGATACGGCCCTGGCGCGATACGGAAGGCCAGTCACTGGTGGGCGTACCTCTCCCAGTACAAGGGCGAACTGACCGACATGCGCAACGGCGACCAGATCGACTTCGGCCAGTTCTCGGTGGCCGACGTCGGCGACGTGCCGGTGTTCCCGATGGACCACGAGAAGACGGGCGAGAGCATCACGGCACACGCCGCGACGGTCGCCGCCCAGACGTTCCCCATCATGCTCGGCGGCGACCACTACTGCAGTTTCCCTGCCTTCCGGGGGTTCGCCGAGGGGACCGACTTCGACCGGATCGGTCTCGTCCAGATCGACGCCCACACCGACACCGTCGCCGAGAGTCCGGTCTTCGGCACCGACTTCCACGGGTCCAGCACCGCCCGCATCGCCGACCTGCCGAACGTGGACTACGACTCGGTCAGCCAGGTCGGGATCCGCGGCTACGAATCGCCGGACTTCTTCGAGTTCGCCGACGAGAGCGGCCTCAACCTGTTCCCGATGAGCGAGGTCGAACGGCGGGGGATGGGTGCGGTCATCGTCGATGCCATCGAGGCCGCCGCGGCAGGGACCGATGCGGTGTACGTCACCTTCGACATCGACTCGGTGGATCCAGGATTTGCCCCCGGTACCGGAACCCCCGCGCCCGCCGGTCTCTCCTCTCAGCAGGCTCTCGAGGCGATGAGCGTGCTGGGCGAACACGACGCCGTCGGTGCCATCGACATGATGGAGGTCGCCCCCCGGTACGACTCGACGGAGGGGACCGAACGGCTCGCGGCGTTCCTGCTCGTGAAATTCCTCGAACGGAGGTTCGCCCGATGA
- a CDS encoding nitrilase family protein codes for MTDDGGTRVAVVQTVPEFGQVAENRAETVDAIRAQADADLVVLPELATSGYVFESRSAVVDVAERNDGPTADAWTSVAAETETWIVGGFPEVDGERLYNSALVVSPDGVEGVYRKIHLWHDEKRWFEPGDDVPVFETPFGRLGVQICNDLWFPELTGTQARAGVDIVAVPTNWVPEPPERPASWTMGIHQAIANANANRVFVACADRAGTERGVRFEGQSVVVDQDGLPVAGPLPDRGSHSVAVDCDLHLAREKSLTDRDHVLEDRRPAVYDRD; via the coding sequence GTGACCGACGACGGCGGGACCCGCGTCGCAGTCGTCCAGACGGTCCCGGAATTCGGACAGGTCGCGGAGAACCGTGCCGAGACGGTCGACGCGATCCGGGCCCAGGCGGACGCCGACCTCGTCGTGCTGCCGGAACTGGCGACCTCCGGGTACGTCTTCGAATCGCGCTCGGCGGTCGTCGACGTCGCCGAACGGAACGACGGTCCCACGGCGGACGCGTGGACGTCGGTCGCGGCCGAGACCGAGACGTGGATCGTCGGGGGATTCCCCGAGGTCGACGGAGAGCGGCTGTACAACAGCGCGTTGGTCGTCTCGCCCGACGGCGTCGAGGGGGTGTACCGAAAGATCCACCTGTGGCACGACGAGAAGCGGTGGTTCGAACCGGGCGATGACGTGCCCGTCTTCGAGACGCCGTTCGGGCGGCTCGGGGTGCAGATCTGCAACGACCTCTGGTTCCCGGAACTCACGGGGACGCAGGCCCGCGCTGGCGTCGACATCGTCGCCGTTCCCACGAACTGGGTTCCCGAACCGCCCGAACGCCCGGCAAGCTGGACGATGGGGATCCATCAGGCGATCGCGAACGCCAACGCCAACCGGGTATTCGTCGCCTGTGCAGACCGTGCTGGAACGGAGCGCGGCGTCCGGTTCGAGGGACAGAGCGTCGTCGTCGACCAGGATGGGCTCCCGGTCGCCGGACCGCTTCCCGACCGCGGTAGTCACTCGGTCGCCGTCGACTGTGACCTGCACCTGGCTCGAGAGAAGTCGTTGACCGACCGCGATCACGTCCTCGAGGACAGACGGCCGGCCGTCTACGATCGGGACTAG
- a CDS encoding ABC transporter permease subunit, with protein sequence MTTESSTDDATPAGRAGRRARSRWYVLSYPLAWLVAIFMVPLGLLVVFSFWVNIPGGQYEMGLTLENYRRFLGSSLYMGQLWVTIELSLVTAGVSLLLGYPLAYFLARIDSSRLRSVLLVTIVSSLWVTYVIRAYAWQVILASGGIASSVGVALGLIPEPQSFFPGYWALVVGMVYVFLPFMILTLYSSLRNIDGELLEASKNLGAGPVRTFRKVTLPLSKNGIASGTALVFILALGAYVMPRLLGGTAQRTLPVLIEQQIMSESNYPFGAAMSFGLIVVVLAFLWVLLRVTNVTTGDLGGTDAIDGESTGRYAGSAGGLLERLGALLRRGFAATGLPAVIAAFGRTLGRPIAAVDANRREAILGAAFRTYVAAVMVFVTAPLAIIVAISVTPEQFLTFPPGGVSAQWYVEFFTNPAWTGALANSLFIAVAAALLATSIGGILAFAIDRFEYPFGRALATVGVLPILIPPVIIGVAFLVFFLQFGLAGSRLSIVVAHGIFYAPFPFILITQGLREIDRTFEEAAMNLGAGPVRTIRTITYPLLRTNVISGALFAFILSLNEYIIAWLLSLFLVDTIPIQIFNQLRYSYPPTIAAASTVFIALTVVVMTAIDRLSGGIWE encoded by the coding sequence ATGACGACGGAATCCTCCACCGACGACGCGACGCCCGCCGGTCGCGCTGGCCGCCGCGCTCGCTCGCGCTGGTACGTCCTCTCGTATCCACTGGCCTGGCTGGTGGCCATCTTCATGGTCCCGCTCGGCCTGCTGGTGGTCTTTAGCTTCTGGGTCAATATCCCCGGCGGGCAGTACGAGATGGGGCTGACCCTCGAGAACTACCGGCGCTTTCTCGGTAGCTCGCTGTACATGGGGCAACTGTGGGTCACCATCGAACTCTCGCTGGTGACCGCCGGCGTCTCCTTGCTGCTGGGCTATCCGCTGGCGTACTTTCTCGCTCGCATCGACTCCTCGCGCCTGCGCAGCGTGCTCCTCGTGACCATCGTCTCCTCGCTGTGGGTGACCTACGTGATCCGGGCGTACGCCTGGCAGGTCATTCTGGCGTCGGGCGGGATCGCCAGCTCCGTCGGCGTCGCCCTCGGACTCATCCCCGAACCACAGTCGTTCTTCCCGGGGTACTGGGCGCTCGTCGTCGGCATGGTCTACGTCTTCCTTCCCTTCATGATCCTCACGCTGTACAGCAGCCTGCGGAACATCGACGGCGAACTCCTCGAGGCTTCGAAGAACCTGGGCGCCGGCCCCGTGCGTACGTTCCGGAAAGTGACGCTGCCACTCTCGAAGAACGGCATCGCCAGCGGCACCGCCCTCGTGTTCATCCTGGCCCTCGGGGCGTACGTCATGCCCCGTCTCCTGGGAGGGACCGCCCAGCGCACGCTCCCGGTGTTGATCGAACAGCAGATCATGAGCGAGAGCAACTACCCCTTCGGGGCCGCGATGAGTTTCGGTCTCATCGTCGTCGTCCTGGCGTTCCTCTGGGTCCTTCTCCGGGTGACCAACGTCACGACCGGCGACCTCGGCGGGACCGATGCCATCGATGGCGAGAGCACGGGTAGGTACGCGGGAAGCGCTGGCGGCTTGCTCGAACGCCTCGGCGCGCTCCTCCGACGTGGATTCGCCGCGACCGGTCTCCCGGCGGTAATCGCCGCCTTCGGTCGAACACTGGGACGACCCATCGCCGCGGTGGACGCGAACCGGCGGGAAGCGATCCTCGGAGCGGCCTTTCGCACCTACGTCGCTGCCGTGATGGTGTTCGTCACGGCTCCGCTGGCGATCATCGTGGCCATCTCGGTGACGCCCGAGCAGTTCCTGACCTTCCCGCCGGGTGGCGTCTCGGCGCAGTGGTACGTGGAGTTCTTCACGAATCCGGCGTGGACGGGAGCGCTCGCGAACAGTCTGTTCATCGCCGTCGCGGCGGCCCTCCTCGCGACCTCGATCGGCGGGATCCTGGCGTTCGCCATCGACCGGTTCGAGTACCCCTTCGGACGCGCCCTCGCGACCGTCGGCGTCCTCCCTATTTTGATCCCGCCGGTGATCATCGGGGTGGCATTCCTCGTCTTCTTCCTGCAGTTCGGCCTCGCGGGGAGTCGGCTGAGCATCGTCGTCGCCCACGGGATCTTCTACGCACCCTTCCCCTTCATCCTCATCACGCAGGGCCTCCGGGAGATCGATCGGACCTTCGAGGAGGCGGCGATGAACCTCGGGGCTGGACCGGTCCGCACGATCAGGACGATTACGTACCCGCTGTTGCGGACGAACGTGATCTCTGGCGCCCTGTTCGCGTTCATCCTCTCGTTGAACGAGTACATCATCGCGTGGCTCCTGTCGCTGTTCCTCGTCGACACCATCCCGATCCAGATATTCAATCAACTCCGGTACTCCTATCCGCCGACCATCGCGGCAGCCAGCACGGTGTTCATCGCGCTCACCGTCGTCGTGATGACGGCCATCGACCGCCTGTCGGGAGGCATCTGGGAGTGA